In bacterium, the following proteins share a genomic window:
- a CDS encoding beta-propeller fold lactonase family protein — protein MKIRLPFLSCLLMLLVTAAACGVVHENIVINSITPSQGSTRGGEEVTITGRGFDSGSTVLFGDRQGEIVSATATEIVAESPSSGGTTEQVDVTVTNTAGETVTRIGGFNYVSMLAAVNWTSNDVGLFSADSEEHALTAFTGSPFSPQGTAPRGAALDVSAGLLFVTNGNSATMMVFSVSWADGTLTPVEGAPFAVSAVGPVAAALDTSLKLAFTANNTSGTISIFSYDAATGVPTLLGTQASSGTGVLDIACDPGTRLVFVSNSGSSDVSIFSYDALGTMTEAAGSPKVVDGTNPAGIALDHGRRLLYVANSGSTDMAAFTYDATGVLTKVAGSPFASNGTAPYDIVLDTSRGFLFVANSGSNTVHSFTYSSAGVLTQVAGGESGSNGTAPMAMDVDVEHNTLFIANRGSNDIQVKTYDDAGVLTNAGNATTSGGTGPFNLVFIP, from the coding sequence ATGAAGATAAGGCTGCCCTTTCTTTCATGCCTGCTCATGCTGCTCGTGACAGCGGCCGCATGCGGCGTGGTCCATGAGAACATAGTCATCAATTCCATCACTCCCTCCCAGGGCTCCACGCGGGGGGGTGAGGAGGTCACGATAACCGGCCGAGGATTCGACAGCGGATCGACCGTTCTTTTTGGCGACAGGCAGGGCGAAATCGTCTCCGCGACCGCCACGGAGATCGTGGCGGAGTCGCCCTCTTCCGGAGGAACGACGGAGCAGGTGGACGTGACGGTCACGAACACAGCGGGTGAGACCGTCACCCGCATCGGCGGATTCAACTATGTGAGCATGCTCGCCGCGGTGAACTGGACATCCAACGACGTGGGCCTCTTTTCAGCGGACAGCGAGGAACACGCGTTGACCGCCTTCACCGGCTCGCCGTTCTCTCCGCAGGGCACGGCGCCGCGGGGAGCGGCTCTCGACGTCTCCGCCGGCCTTCTCTTCGTGACCAACGGCAACAGCGCCACGATGATGGTCTTTTCCGTATCGTGGGCCGACGGCACGCTCACTCCGGTTGAGGGCGCGCCTTTTGCTGTGAGCGCGGTCGGCCCGGTTGCAGCGGCCCTGGATACCTCGCTCAAGCTCGCGTTCACGGCCAACAATACGTCGGGCACCATATCGATATTTTCTTACGACGCGGCGACCGGCGTGCCGACGCTGCTGGGGACGCAGGCGTCGTCGGGCACGGGGGTCCTGGATATCGCCTGTGATCCGGGGACGAGGCTCGTGTTCGTGAGCAACAGCGGAAGCAGCGACGTATCGATATTCTCCTACGATGCACTGGGGACCATGACGGAGGCCGCCGGATCTCCGAAGGTGGTCGACGGCACCAACCCCGCAGGCATCGCGCTCGATCATGGCCGCAGGCTTCTGTACGTCGCGAACTCCGGCTCCACCGATATGGCGGCATTCACCTACGATGCAACGGGTGTGCTCACCAAGGTTGCCGGCTCGCCGTTTGCGTCCAACGGCACGGCGCCCTATGACATCGTCCTGGACACGTCGCGGGGATTTCTCTTCGTAGCCAACTCGGGCAGCAACACAGTGCACTCGTTCACCTATTCTTCCGCAGGAGTGCTGACCCAGGTCGCGGGGGGCGAGAGCGGCTCGAACGGTACGGCGCCCATGGCAATGGACGTGGACGTCGAGCACAACACTCTCTTCATCGCGAACAGGGGGAGCAACGACATCCAGGTCAAGACCTATGACGATGCCGGCGTTCTCACGAACGCGGGCAACGCGACGACGAGCGGCGGTACCGGACCGTTCAATCTGGTCTTCATTCCGTGA
- the rimO gene encoding 30S ribosomal protein S12 methylthiotransferase RimO, translated as MKSIHLVSLGCPKNLVDSEVMLGMLVRDGFALTEDPSKAQVIIVNTCAFIEDAKKEAIDAILEMAKHKASGSAELLVVAGCLPQRYEKEMEKLFPEVDIFVGAGEFQRIAGLIRDRVEGARAVHVGRPTYIYDHETPREQATPTHTAYIKIAEGCFHPCSFCIIPNIRGGFRSRDPDSVVEEARGMLLRGVRELNLIAQDTTAYGKGKDFDIAMLVEKLCDLPGEKWIRLMYAYPHDFPMRLIDVMREHRDVCRYLDIPIQHISDRVLKSMRRKGGSAEIEGLIEILRKKIPDMWLRTSLIVGFPGETDKDFEKLLEFVREARFEHLGVFVYSPEEGTAAAKLKGRVSKKVAEGRREEIMKLQQVIAREKNDSLVGKRLRVLVEGISEESEHLIQARHEGQAPDIDGVVYINEGNPKIGEFAEVEITDSHVYDLVGRVI; from the coding sequence ATGAAATCAATCCATCTGGTGTCGCTGGGCTGCCCCAAGAACCTCGTGGACTCCGAGGTGATGCTGGGCATGCTCGTGCGCGATGGGTTTGCGCTCACAGAGGACCCATCCAAAGCCCAGGTCATAATCGTCAACACCTGCGCATTCATCGAGGACGCGAAGAAGGAGGCGATCGACGCCATCCTCGAGATGGCGAAGCACAAGGCGTCGGGCAGCGCGGAGCTGCTCGTCGTCGCCGGTTGTCTGCCGCAGCGATACGAGAAGGAGATGGAGAAGCTCTTCCCCGAGGTGGATATCTTCGTGGGTGCGGGCGAGTTCCAGCGCATTGCAGGGCTGATAAGGGATAGGGTGGAGGGCGCAAGAGCGGTCCATGTGGGTAGGCCCACGTATATCTACGACCACGAAACCCCGCGCGAACAGGCGACCCCTACGCACACCGCGTACATAAAGATCGCGGAGGGCTGTTTTCATCCGTGCTCGTTCTGCATCATCCCGAACATCCGCGGAGGATTCCGCTCGCGCGACCCGGACTCCGTCGTCGAGGAGGCGAGGGGGATGCTCTTGCGCGGCGTGCGAGAGCTCAACCTGATAGCGCAGGACACGACCGCGTACGGCAAAGGGAAGGATTTCGATATTGCGATGCTCGTGGAAAAGCTCTGCGATCTGCCTGGGGAGAAATGGATACGCCTCATGTACGCGTACCCGCACGATTTTCCCATGCGCCTCATCGACGTCATGAGGGAACATCGCGACGTCTGCCGCTACCTGGACATACCTATACAGCACATAAGCGACAGGGTGCTCAAATCCATGAGGCGAAAGGGCGGGTCGGCGGAGATCGAGGGGCTGATCGAAATCCTCAGGAAAAAGATCCCGGACATGTGGCTGCGCACGAGCCTCATAGTGGGATTCCCCGGCGAGACGGATAAAGATTTTGAGAAGCTTCTCGAATTCGTGCGCGAGGCTCGGTTCGAGCATCTCGGCGTCTTTGTGTATTCGCCGGAAGAAGGCACGGCTGCCGCGAAACTCAAGGGCAGGGTGTCGAAAAAGGTCGCGGAAGGGCGGCGAGAGGAGATAATGAAGTTGCAACAGGTGATAGCGCGCGAGAAGAACGACTCGCTCGTCGGCAAGAGGCTTCGCGTGCTGGTCGAGGGGATATCTGAGGAGAGCGAGCATCTGATCCAGGCGCGCCACGAGGGCCAGGCGCCCGACATCGACGGAGTCGTCTATATTAATGAAGGGAATCCCAAGATCGGCGAGTTCGCGGAGGTGGAGATCACGGATTCACACGTATACGATCTGGTTGGCAGGGTGATCTAG
- a CDS encoding YajQ family cyclic di-GMP-binding protein: MPSFDIVSKVEIAELENAVNNSLREVATRYDFRNSKTTINLDKKTKEIHLVTADSMKMRAMEDMLRGNCVKRHVDPRCLDFQKEEPTSQGLVKMDVKIKEGVSQDIARGIVKTIKDLKLKVQASIQDDQVRVTGKKIDELQEVIQTLKSQKLEIPLQYVNMKS, encoded by the coding sequence ATGCCGTCATTCGATATCGTCAGCAAGGTGGAGATAGCGGAGCTCGAGAACGCGGTAAACAACTCGCTGCGCGAGGTGGCGACGCGCTACGATTTCCGCAACTCGAAGACCACGATCAACCTCGACAAGAAGACGAAGGAGATCCACCTCGTCACCGCCGACAGCATGAAGATGAGGGCCATGGAGGATATGCTCCGGGGCAACTGCGTCAAGAGACACGTGGATCCCAGATGCCTCGACTTCCAGAAAGAGGAGCCGACGTCGCAGGGACTCGTGAAGATGGACGTGAAGATCAAGGAAGGGGTCTCTCAGGATATCGCGCGGGGCATCGTAAAGACCATCAAGGACTTGAAGCTCAAGGTCCAAGCGTCGATCCAGGACGACCAGGTCCGCGTGACCGGCAAGAAGATCGACGAGCTCCAGGAAGTCATCCAGACGCTTAAGTCCCAGAAACTCGAAATCCCGCTCCAGTACGTGAACATGAAATCATAA